The sequence CGACGGCCGGATCAACTTCGCGAATCGGGGGGCCTCCGACATCACGTCGTGGCCCCCCGGCGAAATCGTGGGCCGCTCCTTCGGCGAGTGGATCGGCGAGGGCCCGGGCTTCCTCAAGGCGATCCGGCAGCTCCTTCTGGCGAACCGCCGCTACCGATTCGAGCGCTACTTCGACACCCCCGACGGGAGGAAGATCTTCCTCGGGATCGCGGTCTCGAACCTCCACGACCGGGCCGGGAGCCCCCTCGGCTACATCTTCATCTTCCAGGACCTCACGGAGATCCAGGCCCTCGAGCAGGAGGTGCGTCTCAAGGAGCGCATGGCCGCGCTCGGCGAGATGGCCGCGGGGATGGCTCACGAGCTCCGCAACCCCCTGGCGGCGATCAGCGGGTCGGTGCAGTACCTGAGGGGTCGTCTCGACCCGGACGGGGAGACGAGGGATCTCATGGACATCATCCTCAGGGAGTCCCAGCGGCTCGATCGCGCGATCCGCGACTTCCTGACGTTCGCCCGGCCTGGAACGTTCGCGCCGGAGCGGTGCGACCTGGTGCGCCTCCTCGACGACCAGCTGAAGCTCCTGAGCAAGAGCCGGGAATTCGGCAGGGCCCACCGCGTCGAGACCCGCTGGGCCACCGAGCAGGTCTGGTGCGAGGTCGATCCCAACCGGATGAAGCAGGTGTTCTGGAACCTGGCCACCAACGCGCTCAAGGCGATGCCCGAGGGCGGAAAGCTGACCCTCGCATTGACGCCGCTCAGGGAGCCCGCGCAGGTGGAGATCGTGTTCGCCGACGAGGGGGTCGGGATGGACGACAACGAGGTGGCCGCCTACTTCCAGCCGTTCCACAGCCTCTTCGAGGA is a genomic window of Terriglobia bacterium containing:
- a CDS encoding PAS domain-containing protein — translated: MDRTEMERQLRWLMILRVVTVTAILISAFAIELLLRPGETLRPLFGLSAAAYGMVLLHAALDPWLKGRIVFAYLQLAGDSIVVTGFVRITGGIDSPMSFLYLLPIIVASMLLFRRGGLVFAGVCWTMYAALVLFGVSWIPWGLLAPSPREPGRAVYFLVVHLVAFAAVALLASYLSERLRAQGRELAERRGAVVRLQALNENIIESINSGLLTTDLDGRINFANRGASDITSWPPGEIVGRSFGEWIGEGPGFLKAIRQLLLANRRYRFERYFDTPDGRKIFLGIAVSNLHDRAGSPLGYIFIFQDLTEIQALEQEVRLKERMAALGEMAAGMAHELRNPLAAISGSVQYLRGRLDPDGETRDLMDIILRESQRLDRAIRDFLTFARPGTFAPERCDLVRLLDDQLKLLSKSREFGRAHRVETRWATEQVWCEVDPNRMKQVFWNLATNALKAMPEGGKLTLALTPLREPAQVEIVFADEGVGMDDNEVAAYFQPFHSLFEEGTGLGAAIVYRLVEEHGGRIGVESRPGKGTRVRILLPVRSSGAGGTRAAEREVACAEGAGR